In Lysobacter sp. FW306-1B-D06B, the sequence GAAGGTGGTGCTGGGGCCGAAGACGTGGCTGTAGCCGGAGGCGACCTTCGCCACCTGCGGCGCCAGCACCTGCGCGATGGCGTTCGCGTTGGCGGCGTTGGCGACGGTGAGCACCTTGCCGACGCCGGCGATCTGCGCGGCATTGCTGGCGACGGCGGCCGGATCGGCGGCCAGCACCAGGATGTCGATGGAGTCGGGCTTCAGTGCCTGGGCGGCGGAGACGCACTTGGCGGTGGAGGCATTGAGCTTGCCGTCCAGGTGTTCGGCGACGATCAGAACCTTGCTCATTACAGGAGCCCCTTCTGCTTGAGTGCGGCGACCAGTTCGGCCGCGTCCTTCACCATCACGCCCTTGCTGCGCTTGGCCGGCGCGGCGTAGTGGGTGGTCTTGAGGGTGTCGCCGGTGTCCACGCCGAGGTCGGCGAACGGGATGCTCTCCAGCGGCTTGCTCTTGGCCTTCATGATGTCGGGCAGCTTGATGAAGCGCGGCTCGTTCAGGCGCAGGTCGGTGGTGACCACGGCCGGCAGGTCGACTTCCAGCGTTTCCAGGCCGGCGTCGACTTCGCGCGTCACCGTGGCCTTGCCGCTGGCGATCTCGAGCTTGGAAGCGAACGTCGCCTGCGGTCGGCCCCACAGCGTGGCCAGCATCTGGCCGGTCTGGTTGGCGTCGTCGTCGATGGCCTGCTTGCCCAGGATCACCAGGTCCGGCTGCTCTTTCTCGATCAGCTTGAGCAGGGCGCGGGCGGCGGTCAGCGACTGGATCGGGCCGTCGGCGACCACGTGGATGGCGCGGTTGGCGCCCATGGCCAGGCCGTTGCGCAGGTGGGCCTGGGCGTCGGCGGGAGCGATCGTGGCGACCACGACCTCGGTCGCGATGCCCTTGTCGCGCAGGCGCAGGGCCTCTTCCAGGGCGATTTCATCGAACGGGTTGGCCGACAGCTTGACGCCGTCGGTGACCACGCCGGAGCCGTCCGGCTTGACCTGGATGCGGACATTGAAGTCCACCACGCGCTTGTAGCCGACGAGAATCTTCATCGTGCGGGGGTTCCTATGGTTGCGCGGCCGATGGGCGGCCGAGAACCGCCGATTCTAGCCCAGCGAGGGTTCCCTACGCAGGCGGATGGTGGGGCCTGACCCCGGGGCGGCCCGGACTTGCCGGGGCTTCCCGGTTCAGCCGCGATGGATGCGCTCCGGTATTCTTGGCGTCCCGTTTAACTAGAAGTTCCCGGAGCCAGGATGCTTCACCCCGTAGTTCTCAGTGGCGGAAGCGGTTCTCGCCTTTGGCCACTCTCGCGTCAGAACCAGCCCAAGCAGTTCCTCCGGTTGATCGGCGACCACTCGCTGTACCAGGAGACCGTGATCCGTGCCAGCAAGCTGCCGGACGCGCAGCCGCCGGTCACCGTGTGCAGCGAAGACCATCGCTTCATGATCGGTGAGCAGTTGCAGGAGGTGGCGATCCCCAGTGGCGGCATCCTGCTCGAGCCCGTGGCGCGCAACACCGCCCCGGCGATCGCGTTGGCCGCGCTGCACGTGCTGTCGACCGATCCGGACGGCGCGCTGCTGGTGATGCCGGCCGATCACCTGATCGAGGACGAGAACGCGTTCCGCACCGCCGTCGCGGCGGCGACCGGTCTGGCCTCGGAAGGTTGGCTGGTGACCTTCGGCATCACGCCCGACTATGCCGAGACCGGCTACGGCTACATCCTGCGCGGCGATTCGCTGAGCGCGGACGGTTACCGCGTGCAGCGCTTCGTCGAAAAGCCCGACCAGGCCACCGCCGAACGCTACGTCGCCGAAGGCACCTATGCCTGGAACTCCGGCATGTTCCTGTTCAAGGCCAGCGCCTACCTGGACGAACTGGCGCGCCATGCGCCGGCGGTACTGGAGGCGACCCGCACCGCTTACGCCTCGGCCGCACAGGACCTGGATTTCATCCGCGTCGGCAAGGACGCGTTCGCGTCCAACCCCAACGACTCCATCGACTACGCGGTGATGGAGAAGACCGAGCGCGCCGCGGTCGTGCCGGTGAGCTGCGGCTGGAGCGACATCGGTTCGTGGTCGTCGCTGTGGGCGGTCGCCCAGCGCGACGACGACGACAACCGCCATGAAGGCGATGTCATCTCCGTCGACACCAAGGGCAGCCTCGTGCGCGCTTCCGAGCGCCGCATGATCGCGACCATCGGCGTGGAAGACCTGGTGATCATCGACACGCCCGACGCGACGCTCGTCGCGCGCAAGGACCGGGTGCAGGACGTCAAGACGGTGGTCGATCACCTGAAGGCGGCCGGTCGCCAGGAGCACCTGTTCCACCGCAAGGTCTACCGCCCGTGGGGCAGCTACGACTCCATCGACATGGGCGAGCGCTTCCAGGTCAAGCGCATCGTCGTGAAGCCGGGTGCGGCGCTGAGCCTGCAGAAGCACCACAAGCGCGCCGAGCACTGGATCGTCGTGTCCGGCGTGGCCGAGGTCACGTGCGATGACCGCGTGTTCGACCTGCACGAAAACGAGAGCACCTACATCCCGCTGGGCAGCGTGCACCGCCTGCGCAACCGCGGCACGGAGCCGGTGGAACTCATCGAAGTGCAGTCGGGCAGTTACCTGGGCGAGGACGACATCGTCCGCCTGGAAGACGTGTACGGGCGCTCCTGACCGGACCGTCCTTCGCGCGCGCCGTGCTCAGGCCGGCGCGCGTTCCAGTGTCTTCGCCAGCAGCGCCGCGAACCGATCCGCGCTGCCCGCCGCATGGGCGAAGAACAGCGACGGCTCGCACAGCTCCAGTTCGAGCAGGCACGGCCGGCCGTCGCGATCACCGATTAGGTCCACACGCGCGTAGAGCGGTGCCTCGTGCAGCTGCAGTGCATCGCGGGCGGCGGCGAGCACGTGTCCGGCCAGTGACATCTCCTCCTGCGACGGCGTGCGTGGCGTGATCGCTTCGGCGGCGAAAAGATGCGGCGTCGGGCCCTCGTCGGCCCGCAGCAACGGCCCCTTGCGGATGGCGTGGCTGAACTCGCCGGCGAAGTAGATCAGCGCGGTCTCGCCGTGTTCGTCCACCGCGTCCAGATAGGGCTGCAGCATCGCACTGCGTTCGGCATCGAGCAGCCGCGCGAGGTGATTGGCCGCGGCGAACTCTTGCGTGCGCGCATAGCGCTGCGCATCCTTCGAGCCCGCACCCACGCTCGGCTTCACGACAAATTCCTGCGTATCGGAATGCGCTGCGAGGAACGCCTGCAATGCGGGCAGCGGCTCCGTCTCCGGTTCGACGAACACGGTCGGCACCACCGGCACGCCACGCGCGGCGAGCTCGGCCAGGTAGTGCTTGTCGGTGTTCCACTTCACCACCGGCAACGGATTGAGCAGTCGCGTGCGCGAGGAGGCGTGCTCGCACCAGTCGAGAAACTCTCCCAGCCGCGTCATGTAATCCCAGGGCGAACGCAGGATCGCCGCGTCGAAGCGACCCCAGCCGACGGTAGGGTCGTCCCAGGCGCGTACCTGCGTGGCCAGGCCGGCGCGCGCGCAGGCGTCCAGCAGCGGCGCCAGGTCGTCGTCGAGGCCGGCGGCGGCGATGGCGGTCACGAGGGCGATTCGGGTCATGGCCATGGAGTCTAGACGCTGCCGCGGCCTGCGGTCGCGACCCGCCGCACAGGCCGGCTGGCATGCCCGAACGTACGGTGGGGGAGGTGGCCGTCGCCACGGTAAACTCCGGCCCATTGCGCAGATCCCGAATGGAGCCCGTCATGGCCGCGACGCAAAACGGCAAGAACAAGGTTTTCCCCAGTGCGAAGGCGGCGCTCGACGGCATCGTCGCCGACGGCCAGACCCTCGCGGTCGGCGGCTTCGGCCTGTGCGGCATTCCCGAGGCGTTGATCGCCGCGCTGCGCGACAGCGGCGCCAAGGGGCTCACCGCCATCTCCAACAACGCCGGCGTGGATGGCTTCGGCCTGGGCCTGCTGTTGGAGACCCGGCAGATCAAGAAGATGATTTCGTCCTACGTCGGCGAGAACAAGGAATTCGAGCGCCAGTTCCTCTCCGGCGAACTCGAACTCGAATTCAATCCGCAAGGCACACTGGCCGAACGCCTGCGCGCAGGCGGCGCGGGGATTCCCGCCTTCTTCACCCGCACCGGCTACGGTACGGTGGTGGCCGAGGGCAAGGAAACGCGCGAGTTCGACGGCCACCATTACGTGATGGAAACCGCGCTCAAGGCCGACGTCTCGCTGGTCAAGGCGTGGAAGGCCGACAAGGCCGGCAACCTGGTGTTCCGCAAGACCGCGCGCAACTTCAATCCCGCCTGTGCGATGGCCGGCGCGATCTGCGTGGCCGAGGTGGAGGAACTGGTGGAGATCGGCGACATCGATCCCGACCACGTCCACCTGCCGGGCATCTACGTCGACCGCATCGTCGTCAACGCCTCGCCCGAGAAGCGCATCGAACAGCGCACCGTGCGCGCCGCCTGACCCCATCGAATACAGGAAGAACGACATGGCTTGGACCCGCGACCAGATGGCGCAGCGCGCCGCGCAGGAACTCACCGACGGCGCATACGTCAACCTCGGCATCGGCCTGCCGACGCTGGTGGCCAACTTCATTCCCGACGGAATGGACGTGTGGCTGCAGAGCGAGAACGGCCTGCTCGGCATCGGCCCGTTCCCGACGGAAGCCGAAGTGGACGCCGACCTCATCAACGCCGGCAAGCAGACCGTCACCGCGCGTGCCGGCGCAAGCTACTTCGGCAGCCACGATTCCTTCGCGATGATCCGCGGCGGCCACATCGACCTGGCGATCCTCGGCGCGATGCAGGTGACCGACCGGGGCGATCTCGCCAACTGGATGGTCCCCGGCAAGATGGTCAAGGGCATGGGCGGCGCGATGGACCTGGTCGCCGGCGTGAAGCGCGTGGTGGTGCTGATGGAGCACACCGCCAAGGGCGGCGAGCACAAGATCCTGCCCGAATGCACGCTGCCGCTGACCGGCGTCGGCGTGGTCAACCGCATCATCAGCGATCTGGCGGTGATGGACGTGACCGAGCAGGGCCTGACGCTGGTGGAGCTCGCGCCGGGCGTGAGCGAGGACGAACTTCGCGAGAAGACCGGCGTGAGCTTCTCGAACGCAAAGGCGTAAGCCTCGATGAAGGTTCTGGTGTGTGGCGGCGCGGGCTACATCGGCTCGCACATGGTGCGCCGCCTGTCGCGCGACGGTATCGAGCCGGTCGTCTTCGACAATCTCTCCACGGGCCATCGTGAGGCCGTCGGCGATGCGCCCTTCGTCCAGGGCGATCTGCTGGAACGCGACGACCTGCGCGCGTTGTTCGCGCAGTACCGCTTCGATGCCGTCATGCACTTCTGCGCGCGCTCGCTGGTGGGCGAGTCCATGACGCAGCCGTACGCGTACTACGAGAACAACGTCGCCGGCACGCTCAATCTGTTGCAGGCGATGCACGAAGCCGGCGTCGGCAAGCTGGTGTTCTCGTCCACGGCCGCCGTGTTCGGCGTTCCCGAATCCGATCTGATCGACGAATCGCATCCCCGGCAGCCCATCAATCCGTATGGCGCGAGCAAGCTCATGGTGGAACGCATCCTGGAAGACGCCGGACGCGCCTACGGCCTGCGTTCGGTGGCGCTGCGCTATTTCAATGCCGCCGGTGCATCACCGCAGGGCGACATCGGTGAATCGCATGAGCCCGAAACGCACCTGATCCCGAACATGCTGCGTGCCGCAACAGGGAAGGGGCCGTCGCTCAAGGTTTTCGGCAACGACTATGCGACGCCCGACGGAACGTGCGTGCGCGACTACGTGCATGTCGACGACCTGGCCGACGCGCATTCGCGAGCGCTGGCGTTCATGGCGACCCACGAAGGCGCACATGCCTTCAACCTCGGCAACGGCAGCGGGTTCAGCGTGCTGGAGATGATCCGCGCGGCGTCGGACGTGGTCGGAAGCGAGATTCCCTACGACCTGGCGCCGCGTCGTGCGGGCGACCCCGACCGCCTGGTGGCCAGCAGCGCGAAAGCGCAGCGCGAACTCGGATGGGCGCCGCGTTATACCGACGTGGCGGAGATCGTCGAGACCGCCTGGCGCTGGCACCGGCAGCCGCGTTACTGACCGCACCGGATTGGCGGGGCAACCAAGCGCCGGACGCCTCGGCATCCGGCGCAAACGCAACACTCAGAGGTTCTGGTAGTTCGGCCCCGAGCCGCCTTCCGGCGTCACCCAGTCGATGATCTCGTAGGGATCCTTGATGTCGCACGTCTTGCAGTGCACGCAGTTGGCCGCGTTGATCTGCAGGCGCTTGCCGGCCTCGTCCTGCACGATCTCGTACACGCCGGCCGGGCAGAAGCGCGTGCAGGGGTTGTCGTACTCCTCGGCGCAGCGCGTCACGCAGATGGACGTGTCGCGAACCTTCAGGTGCACCGGCTGGTCCTCGTCGTGCTCGGTGGCGGCGTAGTACACGCCCTGCAGGCGATCGCGCGGGGCGAGCTTGCGGTCGATGTAGTCGCGCCTGGGCGTTTCGTGGTCGCCGATCTTGTCGAGCGAGTTCCAGTCGGCCTTGTTCTTCAGCGTCCACGGCGACAGGCCCATCGTCATCGTTTCCCACGCCGAGTTGAGGATGCCGAACCACAGGCCGCGCTTGAAGCCCGGCTTGATGTTGCGCACCTTCTTCAGTTCGGCCATCGCCTCCGAACCGCGCAGCTTCGCGTCGAAGCCCTGCGGCGACAGCTGCGAAGCGGCCAGGTGCTCGGCGGCGAGCATGCCGGAGCGGATCGCCTGGTGCGTGCCCTTGATCTTGGGCACGTTGAGCAGGCCGGCGGTGTCGCCGATCAGCAGCGCGCCGGGCATCTCGCAGTTGGGCAGCGACTGCCAGCCGCCGGTGACGATCGCGCGCGCGCCGGCGGAGAGGATGCTGCCGCCTTCCAGCAGCGGCTCGAACAGCGGGTGGTTCTTCCATTGCTGGAAGGCTTCCCACGGCTTGTATTCCGGATCCTTGTAGTCGAGGCCGCTGACATAACCCAGCGCGATGCGGCCCTTGTCCAGGTGGTACAGGAAACCGCCGCCGTAGATCTGGTTGTCCGCCGGCCAGCCGAAGCTGTGCACGATCTTGCCCGGCGTCACGCGGTCTTCCGGCACCTGCCACAGTTCCTTGATGCCGATGGAGTAGCCCTGCGGCTCCTTGCCTTCGTCGAGCTTGAACTGCTTGATCAGGCGCTTGGTGAGATGGCCGCGTGCGCCTTCGGCCAGCACGGTGACCTTGGCGCGGATGTCGATGCCGGCGGTGTAGCCCGGCTTGTGCGAACCGTCCTTCGCCACGCCCATGTCGCCGATGCGCACGCCGACGACGGCGCCGTTGTCATCGTGCAGCGTTTCGGCGGCGGCGAAGCCGGGGTAGATCTCCACGCCCAGCGCTTCGGCCTGCGGCGCCAGCCAGGCGCACATCGCGCCCAGGCTGACGATGAAATTGCCGTGGTTGTGCATGCCCGGTGGGATCGGCAGGCGGTGGTGACCCTTGTGCGTGAGCAGCCAGAACTCGTCGTGCTTGGCGGGAACGCAGATCGGCGGCGGATTGTCGCGCCAGCCGGGGAGCAGGGCGTCCAGCGGCGCCGGTTCGATGACGGCGCCGGAGAGGATCTGCGCGCCGATGGTCGAGGCCTTCTCGATCACGCACACCGAGATGTCGGGATTGAGCTGCTTGAGGCGGATCGCGAACGACAGACCGGCGGGACCTGCGCCCACGGTGACGACGTCGTACTCCATCACGTCGCGTTCGACGGCGGACTGATCAGGTTGGCTCATGCGGGGGCACTCCGGGACGGGCTGGCGTACAGCGGCTGGCTGAATTCGACATGGATTGTCGCGGGTTTGCGGGGTCGGCGCCAAATCAGCCGCCGACGGGATACGCCGTGTTAGCTTGCCGTATGGTCCTGTCTGCGTTCCCCCTGCCCGATGGGGAGGTCCGCCTGGATTCCCACTGGATGAGTCCCGCCGACGCGGACGCGCTGCTGGCCGCGCTGATGCGACAGGTGCCGTGGGAGGTCCACCGCATCCGCCTGTTCGGCCGGGAGGTCGATTCGCCGCGGCGGAGCTGCTGGATCGGCGACCCCCAGGCGCGCTACCGCTATTCGGGCACCTTGTTCGAGCCACGCCCGTGGCCCGATGCGCTGCGCCCTGTGCGCGAGCGTCTGCAACACGACCTGGGCACGCCCTTCAACAGCGTGCTGGCGAACCTGTACCGCAACGGCGACGACGCCATGGGATGGCACAGCGACAGCGAGCCCGAACTCGGGCCCACGCCTGTGATCGCCTCGGTCAGCCTGGGCGCGACACGCCGGTTCTCGCTGAAGCATCGCGACGATCCGTCGCGCAAACTGGCGATCGACCTGCCGCACGGCAGCCTGCTGGTGATGTCGGGAACGACTCAGCGCCATTACCGGCACGCGCTGCCGCGCACGGCGCGACCCATCGGGCCGCGCGTCAACCTGACGTTCCGGCGAATCTTTCCCGCGTGACTCAACCCTTCGCGGGCGGTGGCAGCGTGCGGCGGTAGGCTTCGCCGCTCACCAGCGTCCAGCCGGCGATGTCGTGGCCGACGGTCGACAGCGCCTGTTCGAACGCCTGCGCGACATCGGCCACGCCCGTGCTCGCCGCTGGCGTGGCCTGCACGAACACCTTCGAAGCGGCGACCTTCTGTTCGCGCACGTGCAGCAGCTTGGCGCTGACCTCGATCGTCGCCGACGGCACCGCGCCCTGCGCGTAATCGGACTCGAAACGGCGTACTTCGAACAGCAGCTTGAAGTCGGACGCCACGCCGGCACCCTGGCGCGCGACGCCTTGGATGCGGCCGGAGTCCTCCAGCGCGCGCAGCACCGTGTCCACCAGCATGTCCGACGGCGGGCGCGCCCACTGTGCGCCCCGGTAGACCTGCAGCTCGCCCGGCGTGGGTCGAACCGCCATGCGCAGGCTGTCGACGATGCGCGCCGCGATGGGCGGGGCGATCACCAGCTGCCAGTCCACCTTCGGCCAGGCCGGATCGGCCTGCACCTTGGGTTCGGGTGCGTAGATGGTGCTGGTGCTCTTGGGCTTGTCGCTCAGGATCGAGCAGCCGGCGAGCGTCAGCAGCAGGGTCGCGGCCAGCAGGACGCGGGAGTGGCGTCGGGACGTGCGTTCGTTCGTCGTCATTTCGGCGCGCGGAATCATTCGGGTTCGAATTCCTTGGGGCCGTCGCGACCGAGCAGGTAGCGCGTCGGGTTGCCGTCGAGGCGGTCGCTGATCCGGCGCAGGTCGCGCACCAGCGAGCGCAGTTCGGCCAGCGTCGGGCCGAGCTGCGCCAGGCCTTCGTTGGCGAAGCTGTTGATGGCGGCGCGGTTGTCGGTGAGCACGCCGTTGGCGTTGCCGGCCGCCGAATCCAGTCGCGTAAGCGTGCTGTCGAGCTTGGCGATCAGCCCCGGCAGCTTGGCGACGAGTTCGCGATCCACGCTTTGCACCGCGCGGTTGGTGTTGTCGAGCGTGGCCGACAGCTGCTCGCTGGACTTGCGCGCGTTGACGATGAGCGCGCGCAGGTCCTCGCGCTGGCCGGCGATGGAGGCCGTCATCGATTCCACGTTCGCCAGCGTGTTGGACACGCGTTTTACGTTCTCGTCGCTGAGCACCTGATCGAGTCGGGCGACCAGGCGGTTGGCGGTGTCGGCGATGTTCTGCAGCGCCGAGGCTTCGGTCTGGATCACCGGCACTTCGCGGCGGTCCGAATCGGCCAGCAACGGATTGCCCGGGCTGCCGCCGGTGAGCTGGATGAAGGGGCTGCCGGTGATGCCCTGGATCGACAGCTTGGCGCGCGTGTCGGTCTTGACCGGCGCATTGGCCTGCAGGCGCAGCAGCGCGATCACCCGGCGCGGGTCGTCGGGCGCCAGGCTCAGCTTCTGCACCGTGCCCACGGAGATGCCGTTGTATTGAACCGAGCTGCCTTCGGTCAGGCCCGTCACCGGTTCGTTGAACAGCACGGCATAGGTGCGCCATTCCTTTTCCGAGGAGTACTTCGCCGCCCACAGCGCGAACAGCAGCAGGAGCAGCGTGACCAGGATGGTGAAGGCGCCGATGAGGACGTAATTGGCCCGGGTTTCCATGACTTCAGCTCGTCGCTTCGCGGGTGGTGCGTGCAGCTCGTGCACGCGGACCGTGGAAATACTCCTGCACCCACGGGTGGTCGAAACGTTCGACCTCGTCGATGGGCGCGCAGACGATCACCTTGCGGTCGGCCAGCACAGCGACGCGGTCACAGATAGCGTAAAGGGTGTCGAGATCGTGTGTGATCAGGAACACCGTCAGCCCCAGCGCCTGCTGCAGGGTGCGGATCAGGCGGTCGAACGCCGCCGCGCCGATGGGGTCCAGGCCGGCGGTGGGCTCGTCCAGGAACAGCAGCGGCGGATCCAGCGCCAGCGCACGCGCCAGTCCGGCGCGCTTGCGCATGCCGCCGGAGAGCTGCGAGGGCAGCTTGTTCAGCGCATCGGCAGGTAACCCGGCCAGCTTCACCTTCAGCAGGGCCAGTTCGTAACGCAGCGAATCGGGCAGGTCGCCGTGGTATTCCTTCAGCGGTACCTGCACGTTCTCGCCGACGGTGAGCGAGGAGAACAGCGCGCCGTCCTGGAACAGCACGCCGGTATTGCGTTCGATCGCGCGGCGCTGGTCGGCATCGTCGCTCAGTGCGTTCAGTCCGAGCACTTCGATCTCGCCCGCCTGCGGTTCGCGCAGGCCGAGGATCGCGCGCATCAACACCGACTTGCCCGTGCCCGAGCCGCCGACGACGCCCAGGATCTCGCCGGGCCTTACGTCCAGGTCCACGCCGTCGTGCACGATCTGTTCGCCGAAGCGGTTCACCAGGCCGCGCACGCGCACGATCGGCTGCTCCTCGTCGCGCTTGGGGCAGCGGGGATGCAGCGCGTTCAAACGTTCATCTCCATGAACCAGATCGCGAAGAAGGCGTCGAGGATGATCACCATCGAGATCGACTGCACCACGCTGGAGGTCGTGCGTTCGCCGACCGACTGCGCGGTGCCTTCCACCTGCAAACCTTCCAGGCAACCGATCAGGCTGATCAGCAGCGCGAACACCGGCGCCTTCGCCAGCCCGACGAGGAAGTGCCGAAGTTCCATCGTCTCGTGCATGCGCGCCAGGTACTGCTGCGGCGGGATATCGAGGCTGTACGCACCAACGGTGAGTCCGCCGAGCAGTCCGAACACCATCGCGATGAACGTCAGCAGCGGCAACATCACCAGCAGTGCGAGCATGCGCGGAATGACCAGCAGGTCGATCGGGTCCATGCCCAGCGTGCGGATCGCGTCCACTTCCTCGCGGCTGACCATCGCACCGATCTGCGCGGTGAACGCGCTTGCGGTGCGGCCGGCCAGCACGATGGCGGTAAGCAGCACCGCGAACTCGCGCAGGAACGAAATGCTCACCAGCTCGACGACGAAGATCTCCGCGCCGAAGTCGCGCAGGATGTTCGCGCCCAGGAACGCCACCACCGCGCCCACCAGGAAACACAGCAGCGCGACCAGCGGCACGGCATCCAGGCCGACCTGCTCCATGTGGAAGACGGTCGCGGTGGGGCGGAAGCGACCGGGTTCCTTGAACATGCGCAGCAGCTTGACCTGCGTCTCGCCGAGGAACCCGATCAGCGCCAGCGCTTCCTTCCAGTTGTTGTGCACCGCGCGGCCCAGGCGCGCGAGCGCGGCGCTCACGCCGTATTCGCGTTTCTTGCGCGGGCGGTCGTCGGCCACGTCCTCGATCGCCGACACCAGCGCCTGGTGGGACTCGTGGAAGGTGAGCACGTCGAAGTCCAGATCGTTGCGCCGGGCGAAGCGCAGCAACTGCAGCACGCCGACCGAGTCCAGCCGCTCCACGCCGGTGGCGTCGATCGCATCGATCCCGGCAGGAACCGACTTCAGCGCGGCACCGATGTCCCCGGCGAAGTCCAGCGTCCACGAGCCGGACAGCCGCAACCGCGACGGCGCCCGGCCATCGGCGTCGATCTGCGGCGGGTGCGCGGTCGTTTCCGTCATCAGCGGGCCCTGGAAGCTGCGGCGAGGATAACAGCCTCCGTATCGCGACCGCTGCGAAAGCCACGCGAAGGCGCCGCCCGCTGCCAAGCG encodes:
- a CDS encoding ABC transporter permease → MTETTAHPPQIDADGRAPSRLRLSGSWTLDFAGDIGAALKSVPAGIDAIDATGVERLDSVGVLQLLRFARRNDLDFDVLTFHESHQALVSAIEDVADDRPRKKREYGVSAALARLGRAVHNNWKEALALIGFLGETQVKLLRMFKEPGRFRPTATVFHMEQVGLDAVPLVALLCFLVGAVVAFLGANILRDFGAEIFVVELVSISFLREFAVLLTAIVLAGRTASAFTAQIGAMVSREEVDAIRTLGMDPIDLLVIPRMLALLVMLPLLTFIAMVFGLLGGLTVGAYSLDIPPQQYLARMHETMELRHFLVGLAKAPVFALLISLIGCLEGLQVEGTAQSVGERTTSSVVQSISMVIILDAFFAIWFMEMNV